The Micromonospora sp. M71_S20 genome has a window encoding:
- a CDS encoding transcriptional regulator produces MPSEYAKSLGARLRSIRQQQGLSLQGVEEKSNGRWKAVVVGSYERGDRAVTVSRLAELADFYRVPVSELLPDGSGVRHEPTSKIVLDLERLYDEASEDLAYVARYARAIQQQRGDYNGRVLSIRADDLRALAIVYDASPSGLIERLTEHGVLVADPRAFFAS; encoded by the coding sequence ATGCCCTCTGAATACGCCAAGTCTCTGGGCGCCCGCCTGCGCTCCATCCGCCAGCAGCAGGGCCTGTCCCTGCAGGGCGTGGAGGAGAAGTCGAACGGGCGGTGGAAGGCGGTGGTGGTCGGCTCCTACGAGCGCGGCGACCGCGCCGTCACGGTGTCGCGCCTGGCCGAGCTGGCCGACTTCTACCGCGTTCCCGTCTCGGAGCTGCTGCCCGACGGCAGCGGGGTTCGCCACGAGCCCACCAGCAAGATCGTCCTCGACCTGGAGCGGCTGTACGACGAGGCCTCCGAGGACCTGGCCTACGTCGCCCGGTACGCGCGTGCCATCCAGCAGCAGCGCGGTGACTACAACGGTCGCGTGCTCTCCATCCGCGCCGACGACCTGCGCGCGCTCGCGATCGTGTACGACGCCTCGCCGTCCGGCCTGATCGAGCGGCTCACCGAGCACGGTGTGCTGGTAGCCGACCCGCGGGCGTTCTTCGCCAGCTGA
- the nusB gene encoding transcription antitermination factor NusB: MPARRKARKRALDVLFEADLRDRPPVEVLAGYIERIEKPRPEHLGYAVSLVEGVAAHLDRIDEVIASYAEGWTLDRMPAVDRNLARIAVYELLYVDEIDDAVAISEAVELARQMSTDDSPRFLNGILGRIAEYATR, encoded by the coding sequence ATGCCTGCGCGTCGCAAGGCGCGCAAGCGGGCCCTGGACGTGCTCTTCGAGGCCGACCTGCGGGACCGTCCGCCGGTCGAGGTGCTCGCCGGCTACATCGAGCGGATCGAGAAGCCCCGGCCCGAGCACCTGGGATACGCGGTGAGCCTCGTCGAGGGGGTCGCCGCCCACCTCGACCGGATCGACGAGGTGATCGCCAGCTACGCCGAGGGGTGGACGCTGGACCGGATGCCGGCGGTCGACCGCAACCTCGCGCGGATCGCGGTCTACGAGCTGCTCTACGTCGACGAGATCGACGACGCGGTGGCCATCAGCGAGGCCGTCGAGCTGGCCCGGCAGATGTCGACCGACGACTCGCCGCGCTTCCTCAACGGCATCCTCGGCCGCATCGCCGAGTACGCCACCCGCTGA
- the aroQ gene encoding type II 3-dehydroquinate dehydratase — translation MKVHVLNGPNLSRLGTRQPDVYGATTYADLVTLCESTGRELGLDVTVRQTDAEHELLGWLHAAADEGAAVVLNPAAWSHYSYAVRDACAMLRGPLVEVHISNIHAREEFRHHSVVSAVATGVICGLGVDGYRLALHHLAALNR, via the coding sequence GTGAAGGTCCACGTGCTGAACGGCCCGAACCTCAGCCGGCTCGGCACCCGACAGCCGGACGTCTACGGGGCGACCACCTACGCGGATCTGGTGACGCTCTGCGAGTCGACCGGGCGGGAACTCGGCCTGGACGTGACGGTGCGGCAGACCGACGCCGAGCACGAGCTGCTGGGCTGGCTGCACGCCGCTGCCGACGAGGGCGCCGCCGTGGTCCTCAACCCCGCCGCGTGGTCGCACTACTCGTACGCGGTCCGGGACGCCTGCGCCATGCTGCGCGGGCCGCTGGTCGAGGTGCACATCTCCAACATCCACGCCCGCGAGGAGTTCCGGCACCACTCCGTGGTGTCGGCGGTGGCGACCGGGGTGATCTGCGGCCTCGGCGTCGACGGCTACCGCCTGGCCCTGCACCATCTGGCCGCCCTGAACCGCTGA
- the aroB gene encoding 3-dehydroquinate synthase, whose protein sequence is MDEVTRIPVGGERPYDVLVGRDLLDALPGLLPDATRVAVLHAHPLRELAEAIGGRLRAAGVAPLLIEVPDAEAGKRIDVAATCWDRLGEAGFTRTDAVVGVGGGAVTDLAGFVAACWLRGVRWVPVATSLLGMVDAAVGGKTGINTGAGKNLVGAFHPPVGVLADLATLDSLPQADLAAGLAEVVKCGFIADPVILDLVERDRAAVTDPTGPVTRELIERAIRVKSDVVSGDLRESGVREVLNYGHTLAHAIEKAEGYRWRHGHAVSVGVVYAGELARLAGRLDAPTAERHRTAMAALGLPTSYPAQAWPGLLAAMRVDKKTRGSQLRFVVLDGLARPAILEGPDDELLEAAYREVAA, encoded by the coding sequence ATGGACGAGGTGACCCGGATCCCGGTCGGCGGCGAGCGCCCGTACGACGTGCTGGTGGGACGCGACCTGCTCGACGCGCTGCCCGGGCTGCTGCCGGACGCGACCCGGGTGGCGGTGCTGCACGCGCACCCGCTCAGGGAGTTGGCCGAGGCGATCGGCGGGCGGCTGCGCGCCGCCGGCGTCGCACCGCTGCTGATCGAGGTGCCGGACGCCGAGGCGGGCAAGCGCATCGACGTCGCGGCGACCTGCTGGGACCGGCTGGGCGAGGCGGGTTTCACCCGTACCGACGCGGTGGTGGGCGTCGGTGGCGGCGCGGTGACCGACCTGGCCGGCTTCGTCGCGGCCTGCTGGCTGCGCGGGGTGCGCTGGGTGCCGGTGGCGACCTCGCTGCTGGGCATGGTCGACGCGGCGGTGGGCGGCAAGACCGGGATCAACACCGGCGCCGGCAAGAACCTGGTCGGAGCTTTCCATCCACCGGTCGGCGTCCTCGCCGACCTGGCGACGCTGGACAGCCTCCCGCAGGCCGACCTCGCCGCCGGCCTGGCCGAGGTGGTCAAGTGCGGCTTCATCGCCGACCCGGTGATCCTCGACCTGGTGGAACGGGACCGGGCGGCGGTCACCGACCCGACCGGCCCGGTGACCCGCGAGCTGATCGAGCGGGCGATCCGGGTGAAGTCCGACGTGGTCTCGGGCGACCTGCGCGAGTCGGGCGTGCGGGAGGTGCTCAACTACGGCCACACCCTGGCCCACGCCATCGAGAAGGCGGAGGGCTACCGCTGGCGGCACGGCCACGCGGTGTCGGTCGGCGTCGTCTACGCCGGTGAGTTGGCCCGGCTGGCGGGGCGGCTGGACGCCCCCACCGCGGAGCGGCACCGGACGGCCATGGCGGCGCTCGGCCTGCCGACCAGCTATCCCGCCCAGGCCTGGCCCGGGCTGCTCGCCGCGATGCGGGTGGACAAGAAGACCCGGGGCAGCCAGCTGCGTTTCGTCGTGCTGGACGGGCTGGCCCGTCCGGCGATCCTCGAGGGCCCGGACGACGAGCTGCTGGAGGCGGCCTACCGCGAGGTGGCCGCGTGA
- the carB gene encoding carbamoyl-phosphate synthase large subunit, producing the protein MPKRTDLKHILVIGSGPIVIGQACEFDYSGTQACRVLRSEGIRVSLVNSNPATIMTDPEFADATYVEPITPEFVELVIAKERPDAILPTLGGQTALNTAVALHGAGVLEKYGVELIGANIEAINRGEDRQLFKDIVAKAGVRLGIDDPVGLVPRSRVCHSMAEVEATVAELGLPVVIRPSFTMGGLGSGMAHTPEDLARIAGDGLAASPVHEVLIEESVLGWKEYELELMRDRHDNVVVVCSIENVDPMGVHTGDSVTVAPAMTLTDREYQKLRDLGIAVLREVGVDTGGCNIQFAVNPADGRIVVIEMNPRVSRSSALASKATGFPIAKIAAKLAIGYTLDEIPNDITLKTPAAFEPTLDYVVVKIPRFAFEKFPGADPELTTTMKSVGEAMSLGRNFSEALNKAMRSLETKAGGFWTLPDPAGATKENTLDALRMPHDGRLYTVERALRLGASIAEVTAASGGIDPWFLDQIAALVELRAEIVDAPVLDAELLRRAKRAGLSDRQLAALRPELAAEDGVRTLRHRLDVRPVYKTVDTCAAEFEATTPYHYSTYDQETEVVPSARPKVMILGSGPNRIGQGIEFDYSCVHAVQALRSAPLGGAAGSGYETVMVNCNPETVSTDYDTADRLYFEPLTFEDVLEVWHAEDSSGRAAGGPGVVGVIVQLGGQTPLGLAQRLKDAGVPVVGTSPESIHLAEERGAFGAVLARAGLRAPAHGMATSYDEAKAIADEIGYPVLVRPSYVLGGRGMEIVYDDATLRDYIGRATEISPDHPVLVDRFLDDAIEIDVDALCDADGEVYLGGVMEHIEEAGIHSGDSSCALPPITLAGSHVAQVRRYTEAIARGVGVRGLLNVQYALKDDMLYVLEANPRASRTVPFVSKATAVPLAKAAARIALGATIAELRAEGLLPATGDGGSLPAGAPIAVKEAVLPFKRFRTPTGKGVDSLLGPEMKSTGEVMGIDTAFGHAFAKSQSAAYGSLPTAGKIFVSVANRDKRGMIFPIKRLADLGFEIVATTGTAEVLRRHGIACEQIRKHYESGGGEDAVSLILGGDVALVINTPQGSGASARSDGYEIRSAAVTADIPCITTVPGAAAAVMGIEARIRGDMQVRPLQELHAALRAAE; encoded by the coding sequence ATGCCTAAGCGGACCGATCTCAAGCACATCCTGGTGATCGGCTCCGGGCCGATCGTGATCGGGCAGGCCTGCGAGTTCGACTACTCCGGCACCCAGGCCTGCCGGGTGCTGCGCAGCGAGGGGATCAGGGTCAGCCTGGTCAACTCGAACCCGGCGACGATCATGACGGACCCCGAGTTCGCCGACGCCACGTACGTCGAGCCGATCACCCCGGAGTTCGTCGAGCTGGTGATCGCCAAGGAGCGTCCCGACGCGATCCTGCCCACCCTCGGCGGGCAGACCGCGCTGAACACGGCCGTCGCCCTGCACGGGGCGGGCGTGCTGGAGAAGTACGGCGTGGAGCTGATCGGCGCCAACATCGAGGCGATCAACCGCGGCGAGGACCGGCAGCTGTTCAAGGACATCGTCGCCAAGGCCGGCGTACGTCTGGGCATCGACGACCCGGTGGGCCTGGTGCCCCGCTCCCGGGTCTGCCACTCGATGGCGGAGGTCGAGGCCACGGTCGCCGAGCTGGGCCTGCCGGTGGTGATCCGGCCGTCGTTCACCATGGGCGGCCTCGGCTCCGGCATGGCGCACACCCCGGAGGACCTGGCCCGCATCGCCGGTGACGGGCTGGCCGCCAGCCCGGTGCACGAGGTGCTCATCGAGGAGAGCGTGCTCGGCTGGAAGGAGTACGAGCTCGAACTGATGCGCGACCGGCACGACAACGTCGTGGTGGTCTGCTCGATCGAGAACGTCGACCCGATGGGCGTGCACACCGGCGACAGCGTCACGGTCGCCCCGGCCATGACGCTCACCGACCGGGAGTACCAGAAGCTGCGCGACCTCGGCATCGCGGTGCTGCGCGAGGTCGGGGTGGACACCGGCGGCTGCAACATCCAGTTCGCCGTCAACCCGGCCGACGGCCGGATCGTGGTGATCGAGATGAACCCCCGGGTGTCCCGGTCGTCGGCGCTGGCCTCCAAGGCCACCGGCTTCCCGATCGCGAAGATCGCCGCGAAGCTGGCCATCGGCTACACCCTCGACGAGATTCCCAACGACATCACCCTGAAGACCCCGGCGGCGTTCGAGCCGACCCTGGACTACGTGGTGGTGAAGATCCCCCGGTTCGCGTTCGAGAAGTTCCCGGGCGCCGACCCGGAGCTGACCACCACCATGAAGTCCGTCGGCGAGGCGATGAGCCTGGGCCGCAACTTCAGCGAGGCGCTGAACAAGGCGATGCGGTCGCTGGAGACGAAGGCGGGCGGCTTCTGGACGCTGCCCGACCCGGCTGGCGCGACGAAGGAGAACACCCTCGACGCGCTGCGGATGCCGCACGACGGGCGGCTCTACACCGTCGAGCGGGCGCTGCGCCTGGGCGCGTCGATCGCCGAGGTCACCGCCGCGTCCGGCGGGATCGACCCCTGGTTCCTGGACCAGATCGCCGCCCTCGTCGAGCTGCGCGCGGAGATCGTGGACGCCCCGGTGCTCGACGCCGAGCTGCTGCGCCGGGCCAAGCGGGCCGGCCTGTCGGACCGGCAGCTGGCCGCGCTGCGCCCGGAGCTGGCCGCCGAGGACGGCGTACGGACGCTGCGGCACCGCCTCGACGTCCGCCCCGTCTACAAGACGGTGGACACCTGCGCCGCCGAGTTCGAGGCGACCACGCCCTACCACTACTCGACGTACGACCAGGAGACGGAGGTCGTGCCGTCGGCCCGGCCGAAGGTGATGATCCTGGGTTCCGGGCCGAACCGGATCGGTCAGGGCATCGAGTTCGACTACTCGTGCGTGCACGCGGTACAGGCGCTGCGCAGCGCGCCGCTCGGCGGGGCGGCGGGCTCCGGCTACGAGACCGTGATGGTCAACTGCAACCCGGAGACCGTCTCCACCGACTACGACACCGCCGACCGGCTCTACTTCGAGCCGCTGACCTTCGAGGACGTGCTGGAGGTCTGGCACGCCGAGGACTCGTCCGGCCGGGCGGCCGGCGGGCCGGGCGTGGTCGGGGTGATCGTCCAGCTCGGCGGGCAGACCCCGCTGGGCCTGGCGCAGCGGCTGAAGGACGCGGGCGTGCCGGTCGTCGGCACCTCCCCGGAGTCGATCCACCTGGCCGAGGAGCGGGGCGCGTTCGGGGCGGTGCTGGCCCGGGCCGGGCTGCGTGCGCCGGCGCACGGCATGGCCACCTCGTACGACGAGGCGAAGGCGATCGCCGACGAGATCGGCTACCCGGTGCTGGTCCGGCCGTCGTACGTGCTGGGCGGGCGGGGCATGGAGATCGTCTACGACGACGCCACGCTGCGTGACTACATCGGCCGGGCCACCGAGATCTCACCGGACCACCCGGTGCTGGTGGACCGCTTCCTCGACGACGCCATCGAGATCGACGTGGACGCGCTCTGCGACGCCGACGGCGAGGTCTACCTCGGCGGGGTGATGGAGCACATCGAGGAGGCCGGGATCCACTCCGGCGACTCGTCCTGCGCGCTGCCGCCGATCACCCTGGCGGGCTCGCACGTGGCCCAGGTGCGCCGCTACACCGAGGCGATCGCCCGGGGCGTGGGCGTGCGGGGCCTGCTCAACGTGCAGTACGCGCTGAAGGACGACATGCTCTACGTGCTGGAGGCGAACCCCCGCGCGTCCCGGACGGTGCCCTTCGTCTCGAAGGCGACGGCGGTGCCGCTGGCCAAGGCGGCGGCCCGGATCGCGCTGGGCGCGACCATCGCCGAGCTGCGCGCCGAGGGGCTGCTCCCGGCGACCGGGGACGGCGGCTCGCTGCCGGCCGGCGCCCCGATCGCGGTCAAGGAGGCGGTGCTGCCGTTCAAGCGGTTCCGCACCCCCACCGGCAAGGGCGTGGACTCGCTGCTCGGCCCGGAGATGAAGTCCACGGGCGAGGTGATGGGCATCGACACCGCATTCGGGCACGCCTTCGCCAAGTCGCAGTCGGCCGCGTACGGCTCGCTGCCGACCGCCGGGAAGATCTTCGTCTCGGTCGCCAACCGGGACAAGCGCGGCATGATCTTCCCGATCAAGCGCCTGGCCGACCTCGGGTTCGAGATCGTCGCCACCACCGGCACGGCGGAGGTGCTGCGCCGGCACGGCATCGCCTGCGAGCAGATCCGCAAGCACTACGAGTCCGGCGGGGGCGAGGACGCGGTGTCGCTGATCCTCGGCGGCGACGTGGCGCTGGTGATCAACACTCCGCAGGGCTCGGGCGCGAGCGCCCGCTCGGACGGCTACGAGATCCGCAGCGCCGCCGTCACGGCGGACATCCCGTGCATCACCACGGTGCCGGGCGCGGCGGCGGCGGTGATGGGCATCGAGGCGCGGATCCGGGGCGACATGCAGGTCCGCCCGCTCCAGGAGCTGCACGCCGCCCTGCGGGCCGCCGAGTGA
- a CDS encoding dihydroorotase codes for MSSYLISNVSLVGAAPTDVLIRDGVVAAVGAGLDAPEATVVDGTGLVALPGLVDLHTHLREPGREDAETVESGSRAAALGGYTAVCAMANTSPVADTAGVVEQVWRLGREAGLVDVQPIGAVTVGLAGEHLAELGAMADSAARVRIFSDDGHCVADPRLMRRALEYVKAFDGIIAQHAEEPRLTEGAQMHEGEVSTRLGLTGWPAVAEEAIIARDVLLAEHVGSRLHVCHVSTAGSVEVLRQAKARGVRVTAEVTPHHLLLTDSRAETYDPVYKVNPPLRTAADIAALRAALVEGVIDIVATDHAPHAVEDKECEWAYARPGMLGLETALSIALDVLGPQWDLIAERMSRTPARIAGLEGHGLDPAPGVPANLTLVDPAARRTIEPAELASRSRNTPYARMTLPGRIVATFLRGEPTVLDGKALK; via the coding sequence GTGAGCTCGTACCTGATCTCCAACGTCAGCCTCGTCGGCGCCGCGCCGACCGACGTGCTGATCCGCGACGGCGTCGTCGCGGCCGTCGGCGCCGGACTGGACGCGCCGGAGGCGACCGTCGTCGACGGCACCGGGCTGGTCGCCCTGCCCGGCCTGGTCGACCTGCACACCCACCTGCGCGAGCCCGGCCGGGAGGACGCCGAGACCGTCGAGTCCGGGTCCCGGGCGGCGGCGCTCGGCGGCTACACCGCGGTCTGCGCGATGGCCAACACCTCGCCGGTGGCCGACACCGCCGGCGTGGTCGAGCAGGTCTGGCGGCTGGGCCGGGAGGCCGGGCTGGTGGACGTGCAGCCGATCGGGGCGGTCACCGTCGGCCTGGCCGGCGAGCACCTCGCCGAGCTGGGCGCGATGGCCGACTCGGCGGCCCGGGTGCGGATCTTCTCCGACGACGGGCACTGCGTCGCCGACCCGAGGCTGATGCGCCGGGCGCTGGAGTACGTGAAGGCGTTCGACGGGATCATCGCCCAGCACGCCGAGGAGCCCCGGCTCACCGAGGGCGCGCAGATGCACGAGGGCGAGGTCTCGACCCGGCTCGGCCTCACCGGCTGGCCGGCGGTCGCCGAGGAGGCGATCATCGCCCGGGACGTGCTGCTCGCCGAGCACGTCGGCAGCCGCCTGCACGTGTGCCACGTCTCCACCGCCGGCAGCGTCGAGGTGCTGCGCCAGGCCAAGGCCCGGGGCGTCCGGGTCACCGCCGAGGTCACCCCGCACCACCTGCTGCTCACCGACTCCCGGGCCGAGACCTACGACCCGGTCTACAAGGTCAACCCGCCGCTGCGCACCGCGGCCGACATCGCCGCGCTGCGGGCGGCCCTGGTCGAGGGCGTGATCGACATCGTCGCCACCGACCACGCCCCGCACGCGGTGGAGGACAAGGAGTGCGAGTGGGCGTACGCCCGGCCGGGCATGCTCGGCCTGGAGACGGCGCTGTCGATCGCCCTCGACGTGCTCGGCCCGCAGTGGGACCTGATCGCCGAGCGGATGTCGCGCACCCCGGCCCGGATCGCCGGGCTGGAGGGGCACGGCCTCGACCCGGCCCCCGGCGTGCCGGCGAACCTGACCCTGGTCGACCCCGCCGCCCGCCGCACCATCGAGCCGGCGGAGCTGGCCAGCCGTAGCCGCAACACCCCGTACGCCCGCATGACGCTGCCGGGTCGCATCGTGGCGACCTTCCTGCGCGGCGAGCCGACGGTCCTGGACGGAAAGGCCCTCAAGTGA
- the efp gene encoding elongation factor P: protein MATTNDLKNGLVLNLDGELWAVVEFQHVKPGKGGAFVRTTLKNVLSGKVVDKTFNAGTKVETATVDKRTMQYLYADGEDYVFMDLETFDQINVPGATVGEAANYLLPEAEATVATHEGVPLYIELPTSVVLEVTYTEPGLQGDRSTGGNKPATVETDATVQVPLFITTGEKIKVDTRDGRYLGRA from the coding sequence ATGGCCACCACCAACGACCTGAAGAACGGCCTGGTACTCAACCTCGACGGAGAACTCTGGGCCGTCGTCGAGTTCCAGCACGTCAAGCCCGGTAAGGGTGGCGCGTTCGTGCGTACCACCCTGAAGAACGTGCTGTCCGGCAAGGTGGTCGACAAGACCTTCAACGCGGGCACCAAGGTCGAGACCGCGACCGTGGACAAGCGCACCATGCAGTATCTGTACGCCGACGGCGAGGACTACGTCTTCATGGATCTGGAGACGTTCGACCAGATCAACGTGCCGGGCGCCACCGTCGGCGAGGCGGCGAACTACCTGCTGCCCGAGGCCGAGGCGACCGTGGCCACCCACGAGGGTGTCCCGCTCTACATCGAGCTTCCGACCAGCGTCGTGCTGGAGGTCACCTACACCGAGCCGGGCCTGCAGGGCGACCGGTCGACCGGCGGCAACAAGCCGGCCACCGTCGAGACCGACGCGACGGTCCAGGTGCCGCTCTTCATCACCACCGGCGAGAAGATCAAGGTCGACACCCGCGACGGCCGTTACCTCGGCCGCGCCTGA
- a CDS encoding aspartate carbamoyltransferase catalytic subunit, protein MIRHLLSGADLDAATATEILDTAAEMATVAGREVKKLPALRGRTVVNLFYEDSTRTRISFEAAAKRLSADVINFSAKGSSVTKGESLKDTALTLQAMGADAVVVRHPASGAPHRLADWVDGSVVNAGDGTHEHPTQALLDAYTMRSRLGRLAGLSVAVVGDVLHSRVARSNVLLLSTLGAKVTLVGPPTLIPVHIAQALAPGTDVSYDLDAVLPQSDVVMMLRVQRERMNASYFPSAREYARRYGLDGPRMRRLPEHAIVMHPGPMNRGMEITPEVADSPRSTIVEQVANGVSVRMAVLYLLLGGNNR, encoded by the coding sequence GTGATCCGGCACCTGCTCTCGGGCGCCGACCTGGACGCCGCCACCGCCACCGAGATCCTGGACACGGCCGCCGAGATGGCCACCGTTGCCGGCCGGGAGGTCAAGAAGCTCCCCGCGCTGCGCGGGCGCACCGTGGTGAACCTCTTCTACGAGGACTCCACCCGGACCCGGATCTCCTTCGAGGCGGCGGCGAAGCGGCTCAGCGCCGATGTGATCAACTTTTCGGCCAAGGGCTCCAGCGTGACCAAGGGTGAGAGCCTGAAGGACACCGCGCTGACCCTCCAGGCGATGGGGGCCGACGCCGTGGTCGTCCGGCACCCCGCCTCCGGCGCCCCGCACCGGCTCGCCGACTGGGTGGACGGGTCGGTGGTCAACGCCGGCGACGGCACCCACGAGCACCCGACCCAGGCGCTGCTCGACGCGTACACGATGCGCTCCCGGCTGGGGCGGCTGGCCGGCCTGTCGGTCGCGGTGGTCGGGGACGTCCTGCACAGCCGGGTGGCCCGCTCCAACGTCCTGCTGTTGTCCACGCTCGGCGCCAAGGTGACCCTGGTCGGGCCGCCGACGCTGATCCCCGTCCACATCGCGCAGGCACTCGCGCCCGGCACCGACGTCTCCTACGACCTCGACGCGGTGCTGCCGCAGTCGGACGTGGTGATGATGCTGCGGGTGCAGCGCGAGCGGATGAACGCCTCCTACTTCCCGTCCGCCCGCGAGTACGCCCGCCGCTACGGCCTGGACGGCCCGCGGATGCGCCGGCTGCCCGAACACGCGATCGTCATGCACCCCGGACCGATGAACCGGGGGATGGAGATCACGCCCGAGGTCGCCGACTCGCCCCGCTCCACCATCGTCGAACAGGTCGCCAACGGGGTCTCCGTGCGGATGGCCGTCCTCTACCTGCTGCTCGGGGGGAACAACCGGTGA
- the pyrR gene encoding bifunctional pyr operon transcriptional regulator/uracil phosphoribosyltransferase PyrR codes for MAYPPAAQSLPPRQPSVKVILASADVQRVVDRIAHQILEKTQGAENTVLLGIPTRGAPLARRLAARISTFEDVTVPVGVLDITLYRDDLRRHATRAVGPTQVPPGGIDGKRVVLVDDVLFSGRTVRAALDALNDVGRPASVQLAVLVDRGHRELPIRADYVGKNIPTSLAESVKVTLAETDGTDEVKLYGGTPR; via the coding sequence GTGGCCTACCCACCTGCTGCCCAGTCGCTGCCGCCGCGACAACCCTCGGTGAAGGTGATCCTCGCCAGCGCCGACGTCCAGCGCGTGGTCGACCGCATCGCCCACCAGATCCTGGAGAAGACCCAGGGCGCCGAGAACACGGTGCTGCTGGGCATCCCCACCCGGGGCGCCCCCCTCGCGAGGCGGCTCGCCGCCAGGATCAGCACCTTCGAGGACGTGACCGTCCCGGTGGGCGTGCTCGACATCACCCTCTACCGCGACGACCTGCGCCGGCACGCCACCCGCGCGGTCGGGCCGACCCAGGTGCCGCCCGGCGGCATCGACGGCAAACGGGTCGTGCTCGTCGACGACGTGCTCTTCTCCGGCCGCACGGTGCGGGCCGCGCTCGACGCGCTCAACGACGTCGGCCGGCCGGCGTCCGTCCAGCTCGCCGTCCTGGTCGACCGCGGCCACCGCGAGCTGCCGATCCGCGCCGACTACGTCGGCAAGAACATCCCGACGTCCCTCGCGGAGAGCGTGAAGGTCACCCTCGCGGAGACCGACGGCACCGACGAGGTCAAGTTGTACGGGGGCACCCCCCGGTGA
- the carA gene encoding glutamine-hydrolyzing carbamoyl-phosphate synthase small subunit: protein MTRRQSAILVLEDGRTFHGEAYGSVGETFGEAVFNTGMTGYQETLTDPSYHRQVVVQTAPHIGNTGVNGEDDESGRIWVAGYVVRDPARIGSNWRATGGLEERLAAEGVVGISGVDTRALTRHLRERGAMRVGISSVETDPRALLARVRQAPEMVGADLSAEVTTAKPYVVAASGAHRFTVAALDLGIKRNVPRRLAARGVTTHVLPAGSTIDDLLATGADAVFFSPGPGDPATADAPVALAREVLRRRVPLFGICFGSQILGRALGFGTYKLGYGHRGINQPVLDRVTGKVEVTSHNHGFAVEVPGAGHGAVVPDQVIETEFGGVQVSHVCLNDNVVEGLRAKDVPAFTVQYHPEAAAGPHDADYLFDRFAELIEGRTQSEGRTHA from the coding sequence ATGACCCGCAGACAATCGGCGATCCTCGTCCTGGAGGACGGGCGGACGTTCCACGGCGAGGCGTACGGCAGCGTCGGGGAGACCTTCGGCGAGGCCGTCTTCAACACCGGCATGACCGGCTACCAGGAGACGCTGACCGACCCGTCCTACCACCGTCAGGTGGTGGTGCAGACCGCCCCGCACATCGGCAACACCGGCGTCAACGGCGAGGACGACGAGTCGGGCCGGATCTGGGTCGCGGGCTACGTGGTCCGCGACCCCGCCCGCATCGGCTCCAACTGGCGGGCCACCGGCGGGCTGGAGGAGCGGCTGGCCGCCGAGGGCGTCGTCGGCATCAGCGGCGTCGACACCCGGGCGCTGACCCGGCACCTGCGCGAGCGCGGCGCGATGCGGGTCGGCATCTCCAGCGTCGAGACCGACCCCCGGGCGCTGCTGGCCCGGGTGCGGCAGGCCCCGGAGATGGTCGGCGCGGACCTGTCCGCCGAGGTCACCACGGCCAAGCCGTACGTGGTGGCGGCCTCCGGCGCGCACCGGTTCACGGTCGCGGCGCTGGACCTGGGCATCAAGCGCAACGTCCCGCGCCGGCTCGCCGCCCGCGGGGTCACCACGCACGTGCTCCCGGCCGGCTCCACCATCGACGACCTGCTCGCCACCGGCGCGGACGCGGTCTTCTTCTCGCCCGGCCCGGGCGACCCGGCCACCGCCGACGCCCCGGTCGCCCTGGCGCGGGAGGTGCTGCGCCGCAGGGTGCCGCTGTTCGGCATCTGCTTCGGCAGCCAGATCCTCGGCCGGGCGCTGGGCTTCGGCACCTACAAGCTCGGCTACGGCCACCGGGGGATCAACCAGCCGGTGCTCGACCGGGTCACCGGCAAGGTCGAGGTGACCAGCCACAACCACGGCTTCGCGGTCGAGGTCCCCGGCGCGGGCCACGGCGCGGTCGTACCCGACCAGGTGATCGAGACCGAGTTCGGTGGCGTCCAGGTCAGTCACGTCTGCCTCAATGACAACGTGGTCGAGGGGCTGCGGGCGAAGGACGTGCCCGCCTTCACCGTCCAGTACCACCCGGAGGCGGCGGCCGGTCCCCACGACGCGGACTACCTCTTCGACCGCTTCGCCGAACTCATCGAGGGCCGGACCCAGAGCGAGGGGCGCACACATGCCTAA